AAAGATCGTGTGGAAGCGGCTATTAAAAGAGCGATGGGGAAAGACAAAACGGATTATGAAGAGATCGTGTATGAAGGGTATGGTCCACATGGTGTAGCAGTAATGGTAGAAACAGCCACGGATAATTCAACAAGAACAGTTGCGAATGTGCGCATGCACTTTACCAAAGGACACGGAGCTTTAGGAACGAGTGGAAGTGTTGCCTTTACGTTTAATCGTATGGGTGAGTTTAAGTTAAAAAATAAGGGGCAAAACATTGATGAGCTTGAATTAGACCTTATTGATTTTGGATTGGAAGAAATCGGGGAAGACAGCGAAGGCAATATCATTGTTCGTACTGCTTACAATGAATTTGGCAATATGAGCAAGGCATTGGAAGAAAAGGGCATTGAAGTGGTAAGCGCTGAATTAACGCGTATTCCTGCCAATACGGTAGAGTTGAACGAAGAACAATCGAACGAAGTACTGAAAATGATCGATATGCTGGAACAGGATGACGACGTTCAAAAAGTATATCACAATCTGAAATAGAACGTAGTATCTTGAATTTTTTAAAGCCGGTTTGTTGCCGGCTTTTTTAGTACGGTTATCTGCTAAAGAAAAGTTATTTGCACAGGCTTGGTGCAGGTTTTATACAAAAAATTCGGTTGCTAAACCTTCTCCGTTTATCTTTGCGCTCCAAATAAAAAATGATTGTAATGAAAGTAATGAAGTTCGGTGGCACCAGCGTTGGAAAGCCTGAAAGAATGCATGAAGTTTCTAAATTGATCACAAAAGATGAAGAATCAAAAATTGTAGTGCTATCTGCTTTAAGTGGCACTACCAATTCTTTGGTTGCTATCAGCGATGCGTTATCAAAAAATGATAAAAAAGCAGCTAAAGAAAAGATAGACACATTAGAGGGGCATTATCACAACTTCATTAAAGAACTGGTTACAGGCGATGCCGCTTATGCTAAAGCAAAAACCATTGTTGCAGAACATTTCGAGTTTTTAAATATCACGTTAAAAATATCTCATAACGAAGCTTTATATAAAGACATTTTAGCGCAAGGCGAATTGCTTAGCACTAAGCTCTTTTGTCTTTTCTTAGAAGAAGCAGGTATCGATCATCAATATTTAGCTGCGCTGGATTTTATGCGTATTGACGAACACGATGAACCGGCTTTGGATACTATTAAAACATTGTTGGAACAAACGCTGAAGCAATATCCCGATAAAAAAATATTCATTACACAAGGTTATATCTGTCGCAATGCAAAAAGTGAAGTAGATAACCTGAAAAGGGGAGGAAGCGATTACAGCGCTTCATTAATTGCTGCCGCTACCAATTCTACCGTTTGCGAAATATGGACTGATATTGACGGCATGCATAATAATGATCCCCGTATTGTAAACAAAACAAGACCTATTGAACAATTAAGTTTTGATGAAGCTGCTGAGTTAGCTTATTTCGGTGCAAAGATCCTGCATCCTACCTGCATTTGGCCGGCACAGCTGGCAAAGGTTCCTGTTAAGTTACTAAATACGATGCAGCCGGAAGCAGCAGGTACCACTATCCAGGAAGAAGCAAGCTCTGACGGCGTAAAAGCAGTAGCAGCAAAAGATGGTATCATTGCTATCAAAATAAAAAGCAGTCGAATGTTGCTGGCATATGGTTTTTTAAGAAAGATATTTGAAGTGTTTGAAAAATACCGCACTTCTATTGATATGGTAACTACTTCTGAAGTGGCTGTTTCTTTAACCATAGATAATGATGCTTATTTATCACAGATCGTTGAAGAATTAAAAACATTCGGAACGGTTGAAATAGACAATGACCAAACAATTGTTTCTATTGTAGGAAACGAAATAACAGAAACAGAAGATCTATTGGAGAATCTTTTTGAAACATTGAAAGGCATTCCTGTTCGCATGGTTAACTATGGTGGCAGTCGTCATAATATCTCTATCTTAATTCCAAAGGCGTTTAAAGAACAAACATTGCAACAGCTTAATAAAGGGTTGTTTGGATTGGAATAATTTAATCTTTTCATAAACTAAAAAGAAGTCGGTCTGAAAAGATCGACTTCTTTATTTGTAAACCAAAACCAATATCATTTGTTTTAACTTGCAAGCATGCATGAAAAGCGGATCATATTATTTGATGGAGTTTGCAATCTTTGCAACCGTTCCGTGCAAACAGTGATAAAGAATGATCCACAAGCCAAATTTGTGTTTGCATCCTTACAAAGTGAAGAAGGCAAGCAATTATTAAAACAATTCGATCTGCCGGTAAGTAAGCTGGACTCTTTTGTATTACTGCAGGATGATAAAGCTTATACGCAATCAACAGCCGCATTAAAAGTAGCGGCTCAAATAAAAGGAGCCTGGAAGTTGCTGGCTGTATTTTTGATAGTTCCTAAGTTTATACGGGATGGGGTATATGATTGGATTGCCCGTAACCGGTATAAATGGTTTGGTAAGCAAAATGAATGTATGATCCCAACTCCGGAATTAAAAGCAAGATTTTTATAAGTATGGAAAAAAAGAAAACATTGGTAATTGGAGCGTCTGAAAATCCTGCACGTTATAGTTTTTTGGCTGTAAATAAGCTGGCAGTCAATCAGCACCCGGTAGTTGCCATTGGCAAAAAGAAGGGCAGAATAGGAAGTGTTGAAATTGAAACGGAAAAGCAACCTTTTGATAATATAGATACGGTTACATTATACCTGAACCCCGATCATCAAAAACAATATTACGATTATATCTTATCGCTTCATCCCAAACGGATCATTTTTAATCCCGGAGCAGAAAACATTGAATTATATGAACTTGCGCAAAAAAATAATATACAGCCGCAGGAGGCGTGTACGCTTGTTTTGTTAAGTACAGGTCAATATTAGACTTTTAATCCCCCTCTTATACAATATTTCCCTAAAAGCCCCGTTATATTATAGTTTCGGATGCTTCGGCATCAAATCCAAATATCTGTAAAACAAAAAACAAATCTGTATGAAACACCTTGCCAATTCTACATTGGTAGTGATACTGTCCCTTTTCACAGTTGTCACGTTTGCTCAGCAAAAGTTGAGCGCCAAGCCAGCACTTTTTAAAAGTTTCCCGAACACCATTTTATGTAAAGAAGCCGAATTAAATGAGCCATTTACCGCCGTTAAAGGAAAAAATGTAACGCTCAAATTTTCAGGCACTTCTTATTTTTCGGGAGAAGTGATCAATAACGTAACTAAAAGCAAATCACTGCAATATTTATCAGTTCGTTTAGCCAACCTGGATAATGCTGTATTAGCATTAACCAAAAGGGTAGATGAAAAGAATAATGTTTTTTATGTTGGTCATATCATCAATCCAAAAAATTCAGATGCATTTGAATTAAGAAA
The Ferruginibacter albus DNA segment above includes these coding regions:
- a CDS encoding thiol-disulfide oxidoreductase DCC family protein, whose protein sequence is MHEKRIILFDGVCNLCNRSVQTVIKNDPQAKFVFASLQSEEGKQLLKQFDLPVSKLDSFVLLQDDKAYTQSTAALKVAAQIKGAWKLLAVFLIVPKFIRDGVYDWIARNRYKWFGKQNECMIPTPELKARFL
- a CDS encoding CoA-binding protein, producing MEKKKTLVIGASENPARYSFLAVNKLAVNQHPVVAIGKKKGRIGSVEIETEKQPFDNIDTVTLYLNPDHQKQYYDYILSLHPKRIIFNPGAENIELYELAQKNNIQPQEACTLVLLSTGQY
- a CDS encoding aspartate kinase — its product is MKVMKFGGTSVGKPERMHEVSKLITKDEESKIVVLSALSGTTNSLVAISDALSKNDKKAAKEKIDTLEGHYHNFIKELVTGDAAYAKAKTIVAEHFEFLNITLKISHNEALYKDILAQGELLSTKLFCLFLEEAGIDHQYLAALDFMRIDEHDEPALDTIKTLLEQTLKQYPDKKIFITQGYICRNAKSEVDNLKRGGSDYSASLIAAATNSTVCEIWTDIDGMHNNDPRIVNKTRPIEQLSFDEAAELAYFGAKILHPTCIWPAQLAKVPVKLLNTMQPEAAGTTIQEEASSDGVKAVAAKDGIIAIKIKSSRMLLAYGFLRKIFEVFEKYRTSIDMVTTSEVAVSLTIDNDAYLSQIVEELKTFGTVEIDNDQTIVSIVGNEITETEDLLENLFETLKGIPVRMVNYGGSRHNISILIPKAFKEQTLQQLNKGLFGLE
- a CDS encoding YebC/PmpR family DNA-binding transcriptional regulator, whose translation is MGRIFEVRKSTMFARWDKMAKQFTRIGKEIAIAVKAGGPDPDNNPALRRCYLNAKAVNMPKDRVEAAIKRAMGKDKTDYEEIVYEGYGPHGVAVMVETATDNSTRTVANVRMHFTKGHGALGTSGSVAFTFNRMGEFKLKNKGQNIDELELDLIDFGLEEIGEDSEGNIIVRTAYNEFGNMSKALEEKGIEVVSAELTRIPANTVELNEEQSNEVLKMIDMLEQDDDVQKVYHNLK